In Polyangia bacterium, one DNA window encodes the following:
- a CDS encoding amidohydrolase/deacetylase family metallohydrolase → MNRQDKLDLVIKGGRVIDPSQSLAAVRDLGIKNGRIAVVATDIAADRAKDVIDAKDKLVMPGIVDLHAHVYPYGSAIGIAADEMVPLSCTTTAVSAGDAGANNFAAFRRHIVAQSRTRLFAFVHIANHGLAGFPVPEMLNIDHADVEVAARAVAENEDIALGIKVRQTAWMVGDNGFEPLRRAIAAAELAGNGARVMCHIGNVPQSLSALLDLMRPGDIVTHAFSGVGNNIVQDGQVLPAARAAKQRGVILDVAHGAGSFDYAVAETAFAQGLLPDTLSSDIHAFSTNSPGKPYMPWVMSKFLNLGFSLSDVVAMATVAPARIINRVEKLGTLQEGAPADVAIMQLHDEPVQFIDTGNNTREGTCYLRPVQTIRGGVPFGGPYQIPVSVA, encoded by the coding sequence ATGAATCGTCAGGACAAGCTGGATCTGGTCATCAAAGGCGGCCGCGTGATCGATCCCAGCCAGTCGCTGGCGGCGGTGCGCGACCTCGGAATCAAGAACGGGCGCATCGCCGTGGTCGCCACCGACATCGCTGCCGATCGGGCCAAGGACGTCATCGACGCCAAGGACAAGCTGGTCATGCCCGGCATCGTCGATCTGCACGCTCACGTTTATCCTTACGGTTCGGCCATCGGCATCGCCGCCGACGAGATGGTGCCGCTGTCGTGTACTACCACCGCGGTCAGCGCCGGCGACGCGGGGGCCAACAACTTTGCCGCCTTTCGCCGCCACATCGTCGCCCAGTCGCGCACGCGCTTGTTTGCCTTCGTGCACATCGCCAACCACGGCCTGGCCGGATTTCCCGTTCCCGAGATGCTGAACATCGATCACGCCGACGTCGAGGTGGCGGCGCGCGCGGTGGCGGAGAACGAAGACATCGCCCTTGGCATCAAGGTCCGCCAGACCGCCTGGATGGTCGGTGACAACGGGTTCGAACCTTTGCGCCGGGCCATCGCCGCCGCCGAGCTGGCCGGCAACGGCGCCCGTGTGATGTGCCACATCGGCAACGTGCCGCAGTCGCTGTCGGCGCTGCTGGATCTGATGCGGCCGGGGGACATCGTCACGCACGCCTTCAGCGGCGTCGGCAACAACATCGTGCAGGACGGCCAGGTGCTGCCGGCGGCGCGCGCCGCCAAGCAGCGCGGCGTGATCCTGGACGTCGCGCACGGCGCCGGCAGCTTTGATTACGCCGTGGCGGAGACGGCGTTCGCCCAGGGCCTGTTGCCCGACACGCTGTCCAGCGACATCCACGCCTTCAGCACCAACTCGCCCGGCAAACCGTACATGCCGTGGGTGATGAGCAAGTTCTTGAACCTGGGCTTTTCCCTGTCCGACGTCGTCGCCATGGCCACCGTCGCTCCGGCGCGCATCATCAATCGCGTGGAAAAACTGGGCACGCTGCAGGAAGGCGCGCCGGCCGACGTGGCGATCATGCAGCTGCACGACGAGCCGGTCCAATTCATCGACACCGGCAACAACACGCGAGAAGGCACATGTTACCTGCGGCCGGTGCAGACCATCCGCGGCGGCGTTCCCTTTGGCGGCCCGTATCAGATTCCGGTCTCGGTGGCCTGA
- a CDS encoding RidA family protein has translation MSTSRKPVVTDQAPRPIGPYSQAIVEGDFIFVAGQGPGNPATGQLEMGDVTAQTVRTLENMKAILQAAGSSLDKVVKCNVYLGNIADFAAMNEVYGRYFTAPYPARTTIQAGALPGGIAVEIECIARK, from the coding sequence ATGTCCACCTCGCGCAAACCTGTCGTCACCGACCAAGCGCCGCGCCCGATCGGTCCCTACTCGCAGGCGATCGTCGAAGGCGATTTCATCTTCGTCGCCGGCCAAGGCCCGGGAAATCCCGCCACCGGCCAGCTGGAAATGGGCGACGTGACCGCGCAGACCGTGCGCACGCTGGAGAACATGAAGGCGATCTTGCAAGCGGCCGGCTCATCGCTGGACAAGGTGGTCAAGTGCAACGTCTACCTGGGCAACATCGCCGACTTCGCGGCGATGAACGAGGTCTACGGGCGGTACTTCACCGCGCCCTACCCGGCCCGCACGACGATCCAGGCGGGGGCGTTGCCGGGCGGCATCGCCGTCGAGATCGAGTGCATCGCCCGCAAATGA
- a CDS encoding alanine racemase, with product MNAADLDTPTVYVDLDVMEANIRGMQERCRAWGVGLRPHTKTHKIPEIAQQQLDAGAIGITVAKLGEAEVLPGDDVLVAYPIMAAKLPRLRALAAKRRITVVVDSPEAARALPGIGTLIEVDVGAGRVGVQTPEQAVAVARACTDFRGVMYWPSWLDELGFSRARAQLDAHIGALEAAGFPVGIVSGGSTPGAGKTPLIPRTTEIRPGTYVFNDMSQVVNGHATVEECALRVLVTVVSTAVPGQVVIDGGTKTFSGDGTHGGTGHGLFVDRPGWSLKKMNEEHGYVKLDNGPSGATIGEKVWVIPSHVCATVNMHDEIAYGRNGRVDGAWKVAARGKVR from the coding sequence ATGAACGCCGCCGATCTGGACACGCCCACCGTCTACGTCGACCTCGACGTGATGGAAGCGAACATCCGCGGCATGCAAGAGCGCTGTCGCGCCTGGGGCGTGGGCCTGCGCCCGCACACGAAGACGCACAAGATCCCCGAGATCGCCCAGCAGCAACTGGACGCCGGCGCCATCGGCATCACCGTCGCCAAGCTGGGCGAGGCCGAGGTGCTGCCGGGCGACGACGTGCTGGTGGCGTACCCGATCATGGCCGCCAAGCTGCCGCGCCTGCGCGCCCTGGCCGCCAAGCGCCGCATCACCGTGGTGGTCGATTCGCCGGAGGCGGCGCGCGCCCTGCCCGGCATCGGGACGTTGATCGAGGTCGACGTGGGCGCCGGGCGCGTCGGCGTGCAGACCCCCGAGCAAGCGGTGGCGGTTGCCCGCGCCTGCACGGATTTTCGCGGCGTCATGTACTGGCCGTCATGGCTGGACGAGCTCGGCTTTTCGCGGGCGCGCGCCCAGCTGGACGCGCACATCGGCGCGCTGGAGGCGGCGGGATTTCCCGTCGGCATCGTCTCGGGCGGGTCGACGCCGGGCGCCGGCAAGACGCCGCTCATCCCCCGCACCACCGAGATCCGTCCCGGGACCTACGTCTTCAACGACATGAGCCAGGTGGTGAACGGCCACGCCACCGTCGAGGAATGCGCGCTGCGCGTGCTTGTCACCGTGGTCAGCACCGCCGTGCCCGGCCAGGTGGTGATCGACGGCGGCACCAAGACCTTCTCGGGCGACGGCACCCACGGCGGCACCGGCCACGGCCTGTTCGTCGATCGCCCCGGCTGGTCCCTGAAGAAAATGAACGAGGAACACGGCTACGTGAAGCTGGACAACGGTCCCAGCGGCGCCACCATCGGCGAAAAAGTCTGGGTCATCCCCAGCCACGTCTGCGCCACCGTGAACATGCACGACGAGATCGCCTACGGCCGCAACGGCCGCGTCGACGGCGCCTGGAAAGTCGCCGCCCGCGGCAAGGTTCGCTGA
- a CDS encoding ABC transporter substrate-binding protein, with translation MSGRSSSHLRQLTFVTLAALTLFGAAPTDAAATPPKGGTATLAMIAEPQSLDPMTTTADLTATIMQHVYESLYTFDQGWNIRPMLADKLPKISKDGLTVEIPLRKGVKFHNGREMKSDDVVASLRRWMEVAPRGKALAKNGATVDAKGPYVVVYKLTQPVPSLLAHLAMPSGFAAIMAKETLANPLKEYIGTGPYKFKERKPDQYVVLVRFDGYSARSEAGSGYAGKREALLDELHFVPVPNANTRVEGSLSGQYDFADLLPVEAYSRLDKQAKVEPLLTKPFGFPYLVLNTKAGPLVKKELRQAVQEALNETEMMTAGFGDPKFFSIEGNHYPKGSLYYSTAGVEHYNVADPKKAAAMATAAGYNGTPIRILTSKQYEFHYRIALVMAENLKKAGFKTDMQVVDWATLVQRRGDPALWDIYTTHSPFLPEPTLTPPQLGDDAPGWWKSPAKDAALKAFNGESDLKKRGPLWGKVQAVVYDEVPYIKVANFNGLTARSKRLEGYTPMPWPSFWNTGIRK, from the coding sequence ATGTCCGGCCGATCGTCTTCCCACTTGCGGCAACTAACGTTCGTCACCCTCGCCGCTCTCACGTTGTTTGGCGCGGCACCCACCGACGCGGCCGCGACCCCTCCGAAAGGCGGCACGGCCACCCTGGCGATGATCGCCGAGCCGCAGTCGCTGGACCCGATGACCACCACGGCGGATCTGACCGCGACGATCATGCAGCACGTTTACGAATCGCTGTACACCTTCGACCAGGGCTGGAACATCCGCCCGATGCTGGCCGACAAGCTGCCGAAGATTTCCAAGGACGGGCTCACCGTGGAGATCCCGCTGCGCAAGGGGGTCAAGTTCCACAACGGCCGCGAGATGAAGTCCGACGACGTGGTGGCATCGCTCAGGCGCTGGATGGAGGTCGCCCCGCGCGGCAAGGCGCTGGCCAAGAACGGCGCCACCGTCGACGCCAAGGGTCCCTATGTCGTCGTCTACAAGCTGACCCAGCCGGTGCCGTCGCTGCTGGCCCACCTGGCGATGCCGTCGGGCTTCGCCGCCATCATGGCCAAGGAAACCCTGGCCAACCCGCTGAAGGAATACATCGGCACCGGCCCGTACAAGTTCAAAGAGCGCAAGCCCGATCAGTACGTGGTGCTGGTGCGCTTTGATGGATACTCGGCGCGCAGCGAGGCCGGCAGCGGCTACGCCGGCAAGCGCGAGGCGCTGCTGGACGAACTGCACTTCGTGCCGGTGCCGAACGCCAACACCCGCGTCGAAGGATCGCTTTCTGGTCAGTACGACTTTGCCGACCTGTTGCCGGTCGAGGCGTACTCCCGCCTGGACAAGCAAGCGAAGGTCGAGCCGCTGCTGACCAAGCCGTTCGGGTTTCCGTATCTGGTCCTCAACACCAAGGCCGGACCGCTGGTGAAAAAAGAGCTACGCCAGGCGGTACAGGAAGCGCTGAACGAGACCGAGATGATGACCGCCGGCTTCGGCGATCCGAAGTTCTTCAGCATCGAGGGCAATCACTACCCGAAGGGCTCGCTTTATTACAGCACCGCCGGCGTCGAGCACTATAACGTCGCCGATCCGAAGAAGGCCGCCGCCATGGCCACCGCCGCCGGGTACAACGGGACGCCGATCCGCATCCTCACCAGCAAGCAGTACGAGTTCCACTATCGCATCGCCCTGGTGATGGCCGAGAACTTGAAGAAGGCCGGCTTCAAGACCGACATGCAAGTGGTCGACTGGGCCACGCTGGTCCAGCGCCGCGGCGATCCCGCGCTGTGGGACATCTACACCACGCACTCGCCGTTCTTGCCCGAGCCGACGCTGACGCCGCCGCAGCTGGGCGACGATGCGCCCGGCTGGTGGAAGTCGCCGGCCAAGGACGCGGCGCTGAAGGCGTTCAACGGCGAATCCGATCTGAAAAAGCGCGGCCCGCTGTGGGGCAAGGTGCAGGCCGTGGTCTACGACGAGGTCCCGTACATCAAGGTCGCCAATTTCAACGGGCTGACCGCACGCTCCAAGCGCCTGGAGGGCTACACTCCCATGCCGTGGCCGTCGTTCTGGAACACCGGGATCCGCAAGTAG
- a CDS encoding ABC transporter permease, with the protein MIKYVARRLLGMAAVLVIVAVLVFLITRLAPGDPAAVMLGDQATPDDVAKLRVVYGLDKPITTQFFLWLGEIAHGNLGQSIFLQRPVTQALWERAEPTGLLTLLSLGIALLIGLPCGIVSAVFRGKWIDQVFTGVAMLGASVPSFWFSLILMQLFAVRLGWFPVAGYGDPGVGLLERMYHLVLPSTVLGVLNSALIIRFTRASMLDVLGDDYIRTARATGLSEVRVVLKHALRNALIPVLTVVGLTAALLLGGAVVTETVFGLPGIGNLVVSAVLRRDYPVIQGALLVIAAMYVLVNLAIDLAYLVIDPRVKY; encoded by the coding sequence ATGATCAAATACGTCGCCCGACGGCTTCTGGGCATGGCGGCGGTGCTGGTCATCGTCGCCGTGCTGGTTTTTTTGATCACCCGTCTCGCGCCCGGCGATCCCGCCGCCGTCATGCTGGGCGATCAGGCCACGCCCGACGACGTCGCCAAGCTGCGCGTGGTCTACGGCCTGGACAAGCCCATCACCACCCAGTTCTTCCTGTGGCTGGGCGAGATCGCCCACGGCAACCTGGGCCAGTCCATCTTCCTGCAGCGCCCGGTCACCCAGGCGCTGTGGGAACGCGCCGAGCCGACCGGCCTTTTGACGCTGCTGTCGCTGGGCATCGCGCTTTTGATCGGCCTGCCCTGCGGGATCGTCTCGGCGGTGTTTCGCGGCAAGTGGATCGATCAGGTCTTCACCGGCGTGGCGATGCTGGGGGCCAGCGTGCCCAGCTTCTGGTTCAGTTTGATCCTGATGCAGCTTTTTGCCGTCCGCCTGGGCTGGTTTCCCGTCGCCGGCTACGGCGATCCGGGCGTGGGCCTGCTGGAACGGATGTACCACCTGGTGCTGCCGTCGACGGTGCTGGGGGTCTTGAACTCGGCGCTGATCATCCGCTTCACCCGCGCCAGCATGCTGGACGTGCTGGGCGACGATTACATCCGCACCGCGCGCGCCACCGGCCTTTCCGAAGTGCGCGTGGTGCTGAAGCACGCGCTGCGAAACGCGCTGATCCCGGTGCTGACGGTGGTGGGCTTGACGGCGGCGCTGCTGCTGGGCGGGGCGGTGGTGACCGAGACGGTGTTCGGTCTGCCCGGGATCGGGAACCTGGTGGTCAGCGCCGTGCTTCGCCGCGACTACCCGGTGATTCAAGGCGCGCTGCTGGTCATCGCGGCGATGTACGTGCTGGTCAATCTGGCCATCGATCTGGCGTACCTGGTGATTGATCCGCGGGTGAAATACTAG
- a CDS encoding ABC transporter permease, with product MRTTRPFVLFLAKLFRRRLVLIGAVVLGLQLLAAVFASLISAHDPLELKVLERLHPPSMANLLGTDEFGRDVFARIIHGGRYSLTIGLAVVALSGLGGLLLGLLAGYFTKLDGPIMRLVDALMSFPDILLAIALMAILGAAVSNVVLALSLVYTPRVARVVRASTLVLREMLFVEAARALGVSTRRILSVHIFRNLTSPLLVQATFIFAYAILAEASLSFLGVGVPPELPTWGSMIASGQQFSHDAFWVVLFPGIAIVLAALSLQMVGDGLRDMLDPRLRKAL from the coding sequence GTGAGAACGACCCGGCCGTTCGTGCTTTTTCTGGCCAAGCTGTTTCGCCGCCGACTGGTCTTGATCGGCGCGGTGGTGCTGGGGCTGCAGCTCCTGGCGGCGGTGTTCGCGTCGCTGATCTCCGCGCACGATCCGCTGGAGCTGAAGGTGCTGGAACGCCTGCACCCGCCGTCGATGGCGAACCTCCTCGGCACCGACGAGTTCGGGCGCGACGTCTTCGCCCGCATCATCCACGGCGGGCGCTACTCGCTGACCATCGGCCTGGCGGTGGTGGCGCTGTCGGGCCTGGGCGGGTTGCTGCTGGGATTGCTGGCCGGGTACTTCACCAAGCTCGACGGGCCGATCATGCGCCTCGTCGACGCGCTGATGTCGTTCCCCGACATCTTGCTGGCCATCGCGCTCATGGCCATCCTGGGCGCGGCGGTCAGCAACGTGGTGCTGGCGCTGTCGCTGGTCTACACGCCGCGGGTGGCGCGGGTGGTGCGGGCGTCGACGCTGGTGCTGCGCGAGATGCTGTTCGTCGAGGCGGCGCGCGCCCTGGGCGTGTCCACCCGCCGGATTCTCAGCGTGCACATCTTTCGCAACCTCACGTCGCCGCTGCTGGTGCAGGCCACGTTCATCTTCGCCTACGCCATCCTGGCCGAGGCCAGCCTGTCGTTCCTGGGCGTCGGCGTGCCGCCCGAATTGCCCACCTGGGGCAGCATGATCGCCAGCGGCCAGCAGTTTTCCCACGACGCCTTCTGGGTGGTGCTGTTCCCCGGCATCGCCATCGTGCTGGCCGCGCTGTCGCTGCAGATGGTGGGCGACGGCCTGCGCGACATGCTGGATCCCCGGCTGCGCAAGGCGCTATGA
- a CDS encoding ABC transporter ATP-binding protein produces MTTTTTANTPLLDVRELRTSFATDDGPVRAVDGVSFSVESGQTLAIVGESGSGKSVTGLSIMGLIPDPPGRIVGGEILFRRRDGQTLDLVKVPRRDLLALRGKELGMIFQEPMTSLNPVFTIGDQIAESVRLHLGKNRREARDHACHMLELVEIPAARRRLDEYPHQLSGGMRQRAMIALGLACTPSLLIADEPTTALDVTIQAQILTLLAKLQAELGMSIIFVTHNLGVVAQIAHQVVVMYSGRVVESGPVEALFARPLHPYTRGLLRSMPSRALAEALAQQQASSATAAAAPAAPTIIRRARLNAIPGQVPSPLSPPPGCAFAPRCELRLPACEEVVPALTDFPPSQKARCIRAGEVT; encoded by the coding sequence ATGACGACGACGACGACCGCCAACACGCCGCTTTTGGACGTGCGCGAGCTGCGAACGTCTTTTGCCACCGACGACGGCCCGGTGCGCGCGGTGGACGGCGTCAGCTTCTCGGTCGAGTCGGGACAGACGCTGGCCATCGTCGGTGAATCGGGGTCGGGAAAATCGGTCACCGGTCTGTCGATCATGGGCCTCATCCCCGATCCGCCCGGCCGCATCGTCGGTGGCGAGATCCTTTTTCGCCGGCGCGACGGGCAGACGCTGGATCTGGTCAAGGTGCCGCGCCGCGATCTCCTGGCCCTGCGGGGCAAGGAGCTCGGCATGATCTTCCAGGAGCCGATGACCAGCCTGAACCCGGTGTTCACCATCGGCGATCAGATCGCCGAATCGGTACGCCTGCACCTCGGAAAAAATCGTCGTGAGGCGCGCGACCACGCCTGCCACATGCTGGAGCTGGTGGAGATCCCGGCGGCGCGCCGGCGTCTGGACGAATACCCGCACCAGCTGTCGGGCGGCATGCGGCAGCGGGCGATGATCGCGCTTGGCCTGGCCTGCACGCCGTCGCTGCTGATCGCCGACGAGCCGACCACCGCGCTGGACGTGACCATCCAGGCCCAGATCCTGACCCTGCTGGCCAAGCTGCAGGCCGAGCTCGGCATGAGCATCATCTTCGTCACCCACAACCTGGGCGTGGTGGCGCAGATCGCCCATCAGGTGGTGGTGATGTACAGCGGCCGCGTCGTCGAGAGCGGCCCCGTCGAAGCGCTGTTCGCCCGCCCGCTGCACCCGTACACGCGCGGCCTTCTGCGCAGCATGCCCAGCCGCGCGCTGGCCGAAGCGTTGGCGCAGCAGCAAGCATCGTCAGCGACGGCAGCCGCCGCGCCGGCCGCACCGACCATCATTCGCCGCGCCCGCCTGAACGCCATCCCCGGACAGGTGCCAAGCCCGCTGTCGCCGCCGCCAGGGTGCGCCTTCGCCCCGCGCTGCGAGCTGCGCCTGCCGGCCTGCGAGGAAGTCGTCCCCGCGCTGACCGATTTTCCCCCGTCGCAAAAAGCGCGCTGCATCCGCGCCGGCGAGGTCACGTGA
- a CDS encoding ABC transporter ATP-binding protein, with amino-acid sequence MTVSGQGTAPAAVGPGAAPPLLDVRGLRKHFGRGLHPVRAVDDVSFTVEPGEVLGLVGESGSGKSTIGRCILKLLEPTAGKILYQGRDLTALSARAMRPLRRQLQIIFQDPYASLDPRLRVRDILGEALDTHRLHCGAARAPRIGDLLRLVGLQPEHARRFPHEFSGGQRQRIGIARALAVEPRFIVADEPVSALDVSIQAQVLNLLQDLREQLNLTMLFISHDLDVVEFLCDRVVVLYLGKVMEVSPTAALYEAPLHPYTGALLAASPKPDPTHRRPRMLLQGDIPSPVAPPSGCVFRTRCPYAVPACAEEVPALREMAPGRWKACIRDDLGDDLRGAARP; translated from the coding sequence GTGACCGTCAGCGGCCAGGGCACCGCGCCGGCTGCGGTCGGCCCCGGCGCGGCGCCGCCGCTGCTGGACGTGCGCGGCCTGCGCAAGCACTTTGGCCGCGGCTTGCACCCGGTGCGCGCCGTCGACGACGTCAGCTTCACCGTCGAGCCGGGCGAGGTGCTGGGACTGGTCGGCGAGAGCGGCTCGGGCAAGAGCACCATCGGCCGCTGCATCTTGAAGCTGCTGGAGCCGACAGCGGGAAAAATCCTGTACCAGGGCCGCGACCTGACGGCGCTGTCGGCGCGGGCGATGCGGCCCTTGCGGCGCCAGCTGCAGATCATCTTTCAAGATCCCTACGCCAGCTTGGACCCGCGCCTGCGCGTGCGCGACATCCTGGGCGAGGCGCTGGACACCCATCGTCTGCACTGTGGCGCCGCGCGCGCCCCGCGCATCGGCGATCTTCTGCGCCTGGTCGGTCTGCAGCCGGAACACGCGCGAAGGTTTCCCCACGAATTTTCCGGCGGGCAGCGCCAGCGCATCGGCATCGCCCGCGCCCTGGCCGTCGAGCCACGCTTCATCGTCGCCGACGAGCCGGTGTCGGCGCTGGACGTGTCGATCCAGGCCCAGGTGTTGAATCTGCTGCAGGACCTGCGCGAGCAGTTGAACCTGACCATGCTGTTCATCTCGCACGATCTCGACGTGGTCGAGTTCCTGTGCGACCGCGTGGTGGTCCTTTACCTCGGCAAGGTGATGGAGGTGTCGCCCACCGCCGCGCTGTACGAGGCGCCGTTGCACCCGTACACCGGCGCGCTGCTGGCGGCGTCGCCGAAGCCGGATCCCACCCACCGCCGGCCGCGCATGCTGCTCCAAGGCGACATCCCGAGCCCGGTGGCGCCGCCGTCGGGCTGCGTGTTTCGCACCCGTTGCCCGTACGCCGTGCCGGCGTGCGCCGAAGAGGTTCCGGCCTTGCGCGAAATGGCCCCCGGTCGGTGGAAAGCCTGCATTCGCGACGATCTGGGCGATGACCTGCGCGGCGCCGCCAGGCCCTGA